The following proteins come from a genomic window of Dongia rigui:
- the pyrH gene encoding UMP kinase, which translates to MSKAGASSTVADDEDTTVAHAPSAPPPGLLYKRVLLKISGEALMGQRDYGLEPATVNRVAKEVKTVHELGVECCLVIGGGNIFRGIAGASEGMQRASADYMGMLATVMNALAMQNALEQLGVDTRVLSAIPMQTVCEPYIRRRAVRHLEKGRVVIFAAGTGNPYFTTDTAAALRASEMGCEALLKGTKVDGVYSADPKVHKDAERYQQLSHQDVLARDLKVMDATAIALARDNAIPIIVFSVHTPGMMAEVLQDRGRFTVIGHRKEQVAS; encoded by the coding sequence ATGTCCAAGGCTGGTGCATCGTCGACGGTCGCTGACGACGAAGATACGACTGTCGCCCATGCCCCATCCGCACCGCCGCCCGGTCTGCTTTACAAGCGGGTGCTGCTGAAAATCTCTGGCGAGGCCCTCATGGGCCAGCGCGATTACGGCCTGGAGCCGGCGACGGTCAACCGCGTCGCCAAGGAAGTCAAAACCGTCCACGAACTCGGCGTCGAATGCTGCCTCGTCATCGGCGGCGGCAACATCTTCCGCGGCATCGCCGGTGCCTCGGAAGGGATGCAGCGCGCCTCGGCCGATTACATGGGCATGCTGGCGACCGTGATGAACGCGCTCGCCATGCAGAACGCGCTGGAGCAGCTCGGTGTCGATACCCGCGTGCTTTCCGCCATCCCGATGCAGACGGTGTGCGAACCCTATATTCGCCGCCGCGCCGTGCGGCATCTGGAGAAGGGCCGCGTCGTGATCTTCGCTGCCGGCACCGGCAACCCGTATTTCACCACCGATACCGCGGCCGCCTTGCGTGCCTCGGAAATGGGCTGCGAAGCGCTCCTCAAGGGGACCAAGGTCGACGGCGTCTACAGTGCCGACCCCAAGGTGCATAAGGATGCCGAGCGCTACCAACAGCTCAGCCACCAGGATGTCCTGGCGCGCGACCTCAAGGTCATGGACGCGACGGCGATTGCCCTGGCCCGCGACAACGCCATTCCGATCATCGTCTTTTCGGTCCACACCCCCGGCATGATGGCCGAGGTGCTGCAGGATCGCGGCCGTTTCACGGTCATTGGTCATCGCAAAGAACAAGTTGCCAGCTGA
- the tsf gene encoding translation elongation factor Ts: MAEITAALVKELRETSGAGMMDCKKALAENNGNIEQAVDWLRKKGLAAAAKKAGRVAAEGLVGAAAEGKVGALVEVNSETDFVARNEQFQGLVSAVSRLALNHDTVEALANAKHPEGGTVAEKVTNLVATIGENMNLRRSKRLSVENGVVASYVHNAAAPGMGKIGVLVALESTGDVAKLQALGKQIAMHVAAANPQSLDISSVDPAALERERAVLTEQARASGKPEEIIGKMVEGRVRKFYEEVVLLEQVYVIDGESRVKQVVEKAAKEIGAPVKLVGFARMALGEGIEKEEKDFASEVAAQLRA, translated from the coding sequence ATGGCCGAGATTACTGCTGCGCTCGTGAAGGAGCTGCGCGAAACCTCTGGCGCCGGCATGATGGATTGCAAGAAGGCGCTTGCTGAGAACAACGGCAACATCGAACAGGCGGTTGACTGGCTGCGCAAGAAGGGCCTCGCCGCCGCCGCCAAGAAGGCCGGCCGCGTCGCTGCCGAAGGCCTCGTCGGCGCTGCCGCCGAAGGCAAGGTCGGCGCCCTCGTCGAAGTAAATTCCGAAACCGACTTCGTCGCCCGCAACGAGCAGTTCCAGGGCCTCGTCTCGGCGGTGTCGCGTCTGGCGCTCAATCACGACACGGTCGAAGCGCTTGCCAACGCCAAGCACCCGGAAGGCGGAACCGTTGCCGAGAAGGTCACCAATCTGGTGGCAACCATCGGCGAAAACATGAATCTGCGCCGCTCGAAGCGCCTCTCGGTCGAGAACGGCGTGGTGGCGTCCTACGTTCACAATGCCGCCGCCCCGGGCATGGGCAAGATCGGCGTGCTGGTGGCTCTTGAGTCCACCGGCGACGTCGCAAAGCTCCAGGCGCTGGGCAAGCAGATCGCCATGCATGTGGCCGCTGCCAACCCCCAATCGCTCGACATCAGCAGCGTCGACCCGGCCGCCCTTGAGCGCGAGCGCGCGGTTTTGACCGAGCAGGCCCGCGCCTCCGGCAAGCCGGAAGAGATCATCGGCAAGATGGTCGAAGGCCGCGTCCGCAAGTTCTACGAGGAAGTCGTCCTCCTCGAGCAGGTCTACGTCATCGACGGCGAAAGCCGCGTGAAGCAGGTGGTGGAAAAGGCCGCCAAGGAAATCGGCGCCCCGGTGAAGCTGGTTGGCTTTGCCCGCATGGCCTTGGGCGAGGGCATCGAGAAGGAAGAAAAGGACTTCGCGTCCGAAGTCGCGGCTCAGCTCCGCGCCTAA
- the rpsB gene encoding 30S ribosomal protein S2, whose protein sequence is MALPEFSMRQLLEAGVHFGHHTRRWNPQMAPYLFGVRNGVHIINLEYTAPMLEQAIKTVRDIAAAGGRVLFVGTKRAAADKVAEAAKRCGQYYVNHRWLGGMLSNWKTISQSIKRLREIEEKLSTNTVGLTKKELLMMTRDRDKLERALGGIKDMGGQPDILVIIDTNKESLAVKEANKLGIPIVAILDSNSSPEGINFPVPGNDDAIRAISLYCDLFSGAVLDGLQQEAISSGADIGESEELPAEQLPVADGAENTASA, encoded by the coding sequence ATGGCGCTGCCAGAATTCAGCATGCGCCAGCTCTTGGAAGCTGGCGTTCACTTTGGTCACCACACCCGTCGTTGGAACCCGCAGATGGCCCCCTATCTGTTCGGCGTGCGCAACGGCGTGCATATCATCAATCTCGAATACACCGCCCCGATGCTCGAGCAGGCGATCAAGACCGTGCGCGACATCGCCGCGGCCGGCGGTCGTGTCCTGTTCGTCGGCACCAAGCGCGCTGCCGCCGACAAGGTCGCGGAAGCTGCCAAGCGTTGCGGCCAGTATTACGTCAACCATCGTTGGCTGGGCGGCATGCTCTCCAACTGGAAGACCATTTCGCAGTCGATTAAGCGCCTCCGGGAAATCGAAGAGAAGCTCTCGACCAACACGGTGGGTCTCACCAAGAAAGAGCTCCTCATGATGACCCGCGACCGCGACAAGCTCGAGCGCGCGCTGGGCGGCATCAAGGACATGGGCGGCCAGCCCGACATCCTCGTCATCATCGACACCAACAAGGAATCGCTGGCAGTCAAGGAAGCCAACAAGCTTGGCATTCCGATCGTCGCCATCCTTGATTCGAACTCCTCGCCGGAAGGCATCAATTTCCCGGTTCCGGGCAATGACGATGCGATCCGCGCCATCTCGCTCTATTGCGATCTCTTCTCGGGCGCCGTGCTCGACGGTCTGCAGCAGGAAGCGATCTCCTCGGGCGCCGATATCGGCGAATCCGAAGAACTGCCGGCTGAACAGCTCCCGGTCGCCGACGGCGCCGAGAACACGGCTTCGGCGTAA
- a CDS encoding cytochrome P460 family protein, with the protein MKRVVGLVAVLGLAAAMLACFSPAFSEAEDAAAAPIFGISIPEGYRDWRLISVAHEEGKLNDLRAILGNDTAIEAFRAGKESYPDGTIIARLAWDYEPLPESKAAFGQAQSYVAVHPKNGVQFMVKDSKKYAATGGWGFAHFNDGKPADAKIHETCFACHQAAASRDFVFTRYAP; encoded by the coding sequence ATGAAACGGGTTGTCGGGTTGGTGGCCGTTCTCGGTCTTGCCGCAGCAATGCTCGCTTGTTTCTCGCCCGCCTTCAGTGAGGCCGAGGATGCGGCCGCAGCGCCGATATTTGGCATCAGCATCCCCGAGGGCTATCGCGACTGGCGATTGATCTCCGTGGCGCATGAGGAGGGGAAGCTCAACGACCTCAGGGCCATTCTTGGTAACGACACGGCGATCGAAGCTTTCCGTGCCGGCAAAGAGTCTTATCCCGATGGCACGATCATCGCGCGGCTCGCCTGGGATTACGAACCATTGCCCGAGAGCAAGGCCGCCTTCGGCCAGGCGCAATCCTACGTCGCCGTGCATCCGAAGAACGGCGTGCAGTTCATGGTGAAGGATTCGAAGAAATACGCCGCCACCGGCGGCTGGGGCTTTGCTCATTTCAACGACGGCAAGCCGGCAGACGCCAAGATTCACGAAACCTGCTTTGCGTGCCATCAAGCGGCGGCGTCGCGCGACTTCGTTTTCACGCGTTATGCGCCGTGA
- the dnaE gene encoding DNA polymerase III subunit alpha encodes MAHADFVHLRVHSAYSLSEGAIKNKQLVDLCKRNSMPAVAVTDTGNLFGAMEFSGLAKDAGVQPIIGCQLGLARERDPHQMQIPAPDQIVLLVQNDAGYANLTKLSSDAYLLGEPGTPPQVSLEALKDHHEGLIALTGGPKGLVGRLLLEGQDAAAEAALKRLAEIFPGRLYIELMRHGVEEETRIEESLINLAYALDLPLVATNDVYFSDEGMYLAHDALLCIAGGTYVAEGNRRKVTREHRFKSGAEMAQLFADIPEAIRNTLIIAQRCAYMPPARKPILPAFSDGKSEDEALKEMAHAGLARRFETDKIAEDARQAYRDRLEFELGVIIQMGFPGYFLIVAEFIQWAKKESIPVGPGRGSGAGSVVAWALTITDLDPLRWGLLFERFLNPERVSMPDFDIDFCQDRREEVIRHVQERYGRDKVGQIITFGKLQARAAVRDVGRVLQMPYGQIDRLSKLIPNNPANPITLKEAIEGERQLRDAMDEDPSVKRLMEVAQKLEGLYRHASTHAAGVVIGDRPLDQLVPMYRDPRSDMPVTQFNMKDVEKAGLVKFDFLGLKTLSVLRTADKLLRKRGIELDIDHLPLDDENTFTMLGKGDATGVFQLESSGMRDVLRKLKPDRFEDIIAVVALYRPGPMDNIPKYINCKHGREEPDYLHPSLEGILKETFGIMIYQEQVMQIAQVLSGYSLGGADLLRRAMGKKIKEEMEAQRKLFVDGAVERKVKADKAAEIFDQVNKFAGYGFNKSHAAAYAFVSYQTAWLKANYPVEFFAASMTYDMGNTDKLNVFRQELNRIGIKLLQPDVNKSEPTFSVEQQADGTLAVRYALGAVKNVGMGPVEAIVRAREQGGPFKSLEDFSERVDPKGLNKRQMENLVLAGAFDSLNNNRRQVHDAVEQMLRQAQAAHEARGSNQSSMFAETTQVRLTLSPLPDWLPMERLQQEFGAIGFYLSAHPLDSYGASLKRLDVVAFADLPQWLKAKGASRARVAGLVVGKQERTSQKGNRFAFIQLTDASGMYEATIFSERLTAAREMLEPGRALLLNVDCRQEEEGGLRLMVNEVSSLDQAAAATAAGLKIFLKDASPVETIKQILGKAGRGKGRIELVVDLPEQKREVDIVLRDHFAVTPAVRGAIRAMQGVNEVLDT; translated from the coding sequence ATGGCGCATGCCGATTTTGTCCATTTGCGTGTTCATTCCGCCTATTCCCTCTCGGAAGGGGCGATCAAGAACAAGCAACTGGTCGATCTGTGCAAACGCAATTCGATGCCGGCCGTGGCCGTCACCGATACCGGCAATCTCTTCGGCGCCATGGAGTTTTCCGGCCTCGCCAAGGATGCCGGCGTGCAGCCGATCATCGGCTGCCAGCTGGGTCTGGCGCGTGAACGCGACCCGCATCAGATGCAGATCCCGGCACCGGATCAGATCGTCTTGCTGGTGCAGAACGACGCCGGCTATGCCAACCTTACCAAGCTCTCCAGCGACGCCTATCTGCTGGGCGAACCCGGCACTCCGCCGCAGGTCTCGTTGGAGGCGCTCAAAGACCACCACGAGGGGCTGATCGCGCTGACCGGCGGGCCAAAGGGGCTCGTCGGCCGTCTGCTGCTGGAAGGCCAGGACGCCGCCGCCGAAGCCGCGCTGAAGCGCCTCGCCGAGATTTTCCCGGGGCGCCTCTATATCGAACTCATGCGCCACGGTGTGGAGGAGGAGACGCGCATCGAGGAAAGCCTGATCAATCTTGCCTACGCCCTCGACCTGCCGCTGGTCGCCACCAACGACGTCTATTTCAGTGACGAGGGCATGTACCTCGCCCATGACGCGCTGCTCTGCATCGCTGGCGGCACCTATGTCGCCGAAGGCAACCGCCGCAAGGTGACGCGCGAGCATCGGTTCAAATCCGGTGCCGAGATGGCGCAGCTCTTCGCCGATATACCCGAAGCCATCCGGAACACGCTGATCATCGCCCAACGCTGCGCCTACATGCCGCCGGCCCGGAAGCCCATCCTGCCGGCTTTCTCCGATGGCAAGAGCGAAGACGAGGCGCTGAAGGAGATGGCACATGCCGGCCTCGCGCGGCGCTTCGAGACCGATAAGATTGCCGAGGATGCGCGCCAGGCCTATCGCGACCGCCTCGAATTCGAGCTCGGCGTCATCATCCAAATGGGTTTTCCCGGCTACTTCCTCATCGTTGCCGAATTCATCCAATGGGCGAAGAAGGAGAGCATTCCGGTGGGGCCCGGCCGCGGCTCCGGCGCCGGCTCGGTCGTCGCCTGGGCGCTCACCATCACCGATCTCGATCCCCTGCGCTGGGGCCTGCTGTTCGAGCGCTTCCTCAATCCAGAACGCGTCTCGATGCCCGACTTCGACATCGATTTCTGCCAGGACCGGCGCGAAGAAGTGATCCGCCATGTGCAGGAACGCTATGGCCGCGACAAGGTGGGGCAGATCATCACCTTCGGTAAGCTGCAGGCGCGCGCGGCCGTGCGCGATGTCGGCCGCGTGCTGCAGATGCCCTATGGCCAGATCGACCGGCTCTCGAAACTCATCCCCAACAATCCGGCCAATCCCATCACCTTGAAAGAGGCGATCGAGGGCGAGCGGCAACTGCGCGACGCGATGGACGAGGATCCCAGCGTCAAGCGCCTGATGGAAGTCGCGCAGAAACTCGAAGGCCTCTACCGGCACGCCTCGACCCATGCCGCCGGCGTCGTCATCGGCGACCGGCCGCTCGATCAATTGGTGCCCATGTACCGAGACCCGCGCTCGGACATGCCGGTCACCCAGTTCAACATGAAGGACGTCGAAAAAGCTGGTCTGGTGAAGTTCGACTTCCTGGGTTTGAAGACGCTTTCGGTTCTGCGCACAGCCGACAAGCTGCTCCGGAAGCGCGGCATTGAGCTCGACATCGACCATTTGCCGTTGGATGACGAGAACACGTTCACCATGCTGGGCAAGGGCGATGCGACCGGCGTGTTCCAGCTGGAAAGTTCCGGCATGCGTGATGTTCTGCGCAAGCTGAAGCCCGACCGCTTCGAAGACATCATCGCCGTCGTGGCGCTCTATCGCCCCGGCCCGATGGACAACATCCCGAAATACATCAACTGCAAGCACGGCCGCGAGGAGCCTGACTATCTCCACCCCTCGCTAGAAGGAATCCTGAAGGAAACCTTTGGCATCATGATCTATCAGGAACAGGTCATGCAGATTGCCCAGGTGCTGTCAGGCTACAGCCTCGGTGGCGCCGATCTCTTGCGCCGCGCCATGGGCAAGAAGATCAAGGAGGAGATGGAAGCCCAGCGCAAGCTGTTCGTCGACGGCGCCGTTGAGCGCAAGGTGAAAGCCGACAAGGCCGCCGAGATCTTCGACCAGGTCAACAAATTCGCCGGCTACGGTTTCAACAAGAGCCATGCCGCCGCCTATGCCTTCGTCTCCTACCAGACCGCCTGGCTGAAGGCGAATTATCCGGTCGAATTCTTCGCCGCCTCGATGACCTACGACATGGGCAACACCGACAAGCTCAATGTCTTCCGCCAGGAACTGAACCGCATCGGCATCAAGCTGCTGCAGCCCGACGTCAACAAATCGGAACCCACCTTCTCGGTGGAACAGCAAGCCGATGGCACGCTCGCTGTCCGCTATGCGCTGGGGGCGGTGAAGAATGTCGGCATGGGCCCGGTCGAGGCCATCGTCCGCGCGCGTGAGCAAGGTGGGCCGTTCAAGAGCCTCGAGGATTTCTCCGAGCGCGTCGACCCCAAGGGCCTCAACAAGCGCCAGATGGAAAACCTGGTCCTCGCTGGCGCCTTCGACAGCCTCAACAACAATCGCCGCCAGGTCCACGATGCGGTGGAGCAGATGCTGCGCCAGGCGCAGGCGGCACATGAGGCGCGGGGCAGCAACCAGTCCAGCATGTTTGCCGAAACGACCCAGGTGCGCCTCACCTTGTCGCCGTTGCCAGACTGGCTGCCAATGGAGCGGCTGCAGCAGGAATTCGGTGCCATCGGCTTCTACCTCTCGGCGCACCCGCTGGATTCCTACGGCGCCAGCCTGAAGCGCCTCGACGTGGTGGCCTTTGCCGATCTGCCGCAGTGGTTGAAGGCCAAAGGGGCGAGCCGCGCCCGCGTGGCCGGCCTCGTCGTCGGCAAGCAGGAGCGGACCTCGCAGAAGGGCAACCGCTTTGCCTTCATCCAGCTGACCGATGCCAGCGGCATGTATGAAGCGACGATCTTCTCCGAACGCCTCACGGCCGCGCGGGAAATGCTGGAGCCCGGCCGCGCCCTGCTGCTCAATGTCGATTGCCGGCAAGAGGAGGAGGGCGGCCTGCGCCTCATGGTGAACGAGGTCTCGAGTCTCGACCAGGCGGCCGCGGCAACAGCCGCAGGCCTCAAGATATTCCTGAAAGACGCCAGCCCCGTCGAGACGATCAAGCAGATCCTTGGCAAGGCGGGCAGGGGCAAGGGCCGCATCGAACTCGTCGTCGATCTTCCCGAACAAAAACGCGAAGTCGACATCGTGCTGCGCGACCACTTCGCCGTGACCCCAGCCGTCCGCGGCGCCATCCGCGCCATGCAGGGCGTGAACGAGGTGTTGGATACGTAG
- a CDS encoding PhoX family protein, producing the protein MADHPQNASTPTYAQLVSARFSRRSMLLGAAGAAAVSAMSFRLPGAQAAASASTLTFPELTKIYDQTHHVAEGYDADILVRWGEAILPGGTELDAAGQSADAQAKQFGYNCDFIGYLPLPLGSTNSEHGLLCVNNEYPDPHIMFPGLTEDDAGKMMTPEQIKTVQQAWGHSIVEIKKENGKWQVVKDSKYNRRITGTTEIAISGPAAGHKLLQTAADPTGTRVFGTGYNCSGGVTPWGTILTCEEGLSDTFGGDPAKGGDPKLLERYLYDGTDLYGFSRIDDRFILEKTPNEPNRFDWVVEIDPYAPDELPVKRTALGRMGHEAATSIVNKDGRVVVYTGDDDYFEHIYRFVSAGKFNPDDRAANKKLLDEGTLSAAKFNDDGTLTWIPLIHGTNGLTPENGFADQAEVFIKARLAGDQVGATKMDRPEDMEPNPVTGRVYAVMTKNKKRKADEIDAANPRAENLYGHILEMLPPGEGKDADHAADSYKWDVFLLAGNPAKPEEGAKYNPGISPNGWFAAPDNIAFDPKGRIWIASDGATDFDIADGLYGADTLGDGRALPRFFFACPTGAEMCGPAFTPDGKTLFVSVQHPAEDSENTDKLTTRWPDFGDSLPRPSVVAITKQDGGEIGG; encoded by the coding sequence ATGGCGGATCATCCGCAGAACGCATCGACACCCACTTACGCGCAATTGGTTTCCGCGCGCTTTTCACGCCGCTCCATGCTTCTGGGCGCGGCCGGCGCCGCGGCCGTTTCGGCCATGTCTTTCCGGCTGCCGGGCGCACAAGCGGCGGCCAGCGCCTCGACGCTGACCTTCCCGGAGCTCACCAAGATCTACGACCAGACCCATCACGTCGCCGAAGGCTATGACGCCGACATTCTGGTGCGCTGGGGCGAGGCGATCTTGCCCGGCGGCACCGAGCTTGATGCGGCCGGCCAAAGCGCTGACGCGCAGGCGAAACAGTTCGGCTACAACTGCGATTTCATCGGCTATCTGCCGCTGCCGCTGGGCTCGACCAACAGCGAGCATGGCCTCCTTTGCGTCAACAACGAATATCCCGATCCGCACATCATGTTCCCTGGCCTTACCGAAGACGATGCCGGCAAGATGATGACGCCGGAACAGATCAAGACGGTGCAGCAGGCCTGGGGCCACTCCATCGTCGAGATCAAGAAAGAGAACGGCAAATGGCAGGTGGTGAAGGACAGCAAGTATAACCGCCGCATCACCGGCACGACCGAAATCGCGATCTCCGGCCCCGCCGCCGGCCACAAGCTGCTGCAGACGGCGGCCGATCCGACGGGCACCCGCGTGTTCGGCACCGGCTACAATTGCTCGGGCGGTGTCACCCCCTGGGGCACGATCCTCACCTGCGAGGAAGGCCTTTCGGATACCTTCGGCGGCGATCCCGCCAAGGGCGGCGATCCGAAGCTGCTTGAGCGCTATCTCTATGACGGCACCGACCTCTACGGCTTCTCGCGCATCGACGACCGCTTCATTCTCGAGAAGACGCCCAACGAGCCAAACCGCTTCGACTGGGTGGTCGAGATCGATCCCTACGCCCCGGACGAACTGCCGGTGAAACGCACGGCCTTGGGCCGCATGGGCCACGAGGCCGCGACGTCGATCGTCAACAAGGACGGCCGTGTCGTCGTCTATACCGGTGACGACGATTACTTCGAACATATCTATCGCTTCGTCAGCGCCGGGAAATTCAACCCGGACGACCGCGCCGCCAACAAGAAGCTGCTCGACGAGGGCACGCTGTCGGCAGCGAAGTTCAACGACGATGGCACACTGACCTGGATCCCGCTGATCCACGGGACAAATGGCCTGACGCCCGAAAACGGCTTTGCCGACCAGGCGGAAGTCTTCATCAAGGCGCGCCTTGCCGGCGACCAGGTGGGCGCCACGAAGATGGACCGACCGGAAGACATGGAGCCCAATCCGGTGACCGGCCGCGTCTATGCTGTCATGACCAAGAACAAGAAGCGCAAGGCCGATGAGATCGACGCCGCCAACCCGCGCGCCGAGAATCTCTATGGTCACATCCTCGAAATGCTGCCGCCGGGCGAGGGCAAGGATGCCGACCACGCCGCCGACAGCTACAAATGGGACGTGTTCCTCCTCGCCGGCAATCCCGCCAAGCCGGAGGAGGGGGCGAAATACAATCCCGGCATCAGCCCCAACGGTTGGTTTGCAGCACCCGACAACATCGCCTTCGACCCCAAGGGCCGCATCTGGATCGCCAGCGACGGTGCCACCGATTTCGACATCGCCGACGGCCTCTATGGTGCCGACACGCTGGGTGACGGCCGCGCCTTGCCGCGCTTCTTCTTCGCCTGCCCGACGGGTGCGGAAATGTGCGGCCCGGCCTTCACGCCGGATGGAAAGACGCTCTTCGTCTCGGTCCAGCATCCGGCGGAGGATTCGGAGAACACCGACAAGCTGACCACGCGCTGGCCCGATTTCGGTGACAGCCTGCCGCGTCCCAGCGTCGTTGCCATCACCAAGCAGGATGGCGGCGAAATCGGCGGCTGA
- a CDS encoding PhoX family protein — MTDSHYRMPVTINNEDDNNPSNPSAGPVMTDLIVQRMSRRTALKGLLASAAVSAIGVGTGFIARPASAAMSLSFGEIPHALDENLHIPAGYTGKAILRWGDPIVAGAPDFDAETRDAAAQAQQFGYNNDFIHFCPLPEGSAASDHGLLVVNHEYTDTHMIFPGFKDAKEALAGATAEMAAYEQAAHGLSVVEIKKEGNSWAMVPGSKYNRRITLATEMEIVGPAAGHDRLKTSADASGKKVFGTMNNCAGGWTPWGTILSAEENIHQYFGGDPAGTAEAANAKRIGIKGEPSYAWGKFDARFDVTKEPNEPNRFGWIIEVDPYNPDAKPVKHTALGRFKHEAATTVINSDGRLVVYTGDDERFEYVYKYVSNGTFDPGKGRSNSDLLNDGTLHVAKFDAEGNVTWMPLVHGQGELTEANGFKSQADVLIEARRAGDLLGATKMDRPEDIETSDKTGKVYVVLTKNDKRKADDLNPVNDRAENKWGHIIEMVPPMTDGKADHAATTFTWSAFIKAGNPGDAAEGAAYGGQVTDAGWFANPDNVAFDASGRLWIATDGFPDFGVHDGLWVTETEGENRAVTRHFLGCPRGAELCGPAFTPDGKTLFVSIQHPGEEKGANFANPSTRWPDFKDGVPARPSVVAVTKDDGGEIGA, encoded by the coding sequence ATGACTGACAGTCATTACCGCATGCCGGTAACCATCAATAACGAAGACGACAACAACCCTTCCAATCCCAGCGCCGGTCCGGTGATGACGGACCTGATCGTGCAGCGCATGTCGCGCCGCACGGCCTTGAAAGGTCTGTTGGCGAGTGCTGCGGTGAGCGCTATCGGTGTGGGCACCGGCTTCATCGCTCGCCCGGCAAGTGCGGCGATGAGCCTCTCCTTCGGCGAAATTCCCCACGCCCTTGACGAGAATCTCCACATTCCCGCCGGCTATACCGGCAAGGCGATCCTGCGTTGGGGCGATCCGATCGTCGCCGGCGCGCCGGATTTCGATGCCGAGACGCGCGATGCGGCGGCGCAGGCCCAGCAGTTCGGCTACAACAACGACTTCATCCATTTCTGTCCGCTGCCGGAAGGCTCAGCCGCCAGCGATCACGGCCTGCTCGTGGTCAATCACGAATACACCGATACGCATATGATCTTCCCGGGCTTCAAGGACGCCAAGGAAGCGCTGGCCGGTGCCACGGCCGAGATGGCGGCCTACGAACAGGCAGCGCACGGCCTCTCGGTCGTCGAGATCAAGAAAGAGGGCAACAGCTGGGCCATGGTCCCGGGCTCGAAATACAATCGCCGCATCACGCTGGCGACTGAAATGGAAATCGTTGGTCCGGCTGCGGGTCACGATCGCCTCAAGACTTCGGCCGATGCCAGCGGCAAGAAAGTCTTCGGTACGATGAACAACTGCGCCGGCGGCTGGACGCCCTGGGGCACCATTCTGTCGGCGGAAGAGAACATCCACCAGTATTTCGGTGGCGATCCGGCCGGCACCGCGGAAGCGGCCAATGCCAAGCGCATCGGCATCAAGGGCGAGCCGTCCTATGCGTGGGGCAAGTTCGACGCCCGCTTCGACGTCACCAAGGAGCCCAACGAGCCCAACCGCTTCGGCTGGATCATCGAGGTCGATCCTTATAATCCGGACGCAAAGCCGGTGAAGCACACGGCCCTCGGCCGCTTCAAGCACGAAGCCGCCACCACCGTCATCAACAGCGACGGCCGCCTCGTCGTCTATACCGGCGATGATGAGCGTTTCGAATATGTCTACAAATACGTCAGCAACGGCACTTTCGATCCCGGCAAGGGCCGCAGCAATTCCGATCTGCTCAATGACGGCACGCTCCATGTCGCCAAGTTCGATGCCGAAGGCAACGTCACCTGGATGCCGCTGGTGCACGGGCAAGGCGAGCTCACCGAGGCCAATGGTTTCAAAAGCCAAGCTGACGTGCTGATCGAAGCGCGCCGCGCCGGCGATCTGCTGGGCGCTACCAAGATGGATCGTCCCGAGGATATCGAAACCAGCGACAAGACCGGCAAGGTCTATGTCGTTCTCACCAAGAACGACAAGCGCAAGGCCGACGATCTCAACCCCGTGAATGACCGCGCCGAAAACAAATGGGGCCACATCATCGAGATGGTGCCGCCGATGACCGACGGCAAAGCCGATCACGCCGCCACCACCTTCACCTGGAGCGCCTTCATTAAGGCCGGCAATCCGGGCGATGCGGCGGAAGGTGCCGCCTATGGTGGCCAGGTGACCGATGCCGGCTGGTTCGCCAATCCGGACAACGTCGCCTTCGACGCGTCGGGTCGCTTGTGGATCGCCACCGACGGTTTCCCGGATTTCGGTGTCCATGACGGCCTCTGGGTGACCGAAACGGAAGGTGAGAACCGTGCCGTTACGCGCCACTTCCTCGGTTGCCCGCGCGGTGCCGAGCTGTGCGGCCCGGCCTTCACGCCGGATGGAAAGACGCTCTTCGTCTCCATCCAGCATCCGGGCGAGGAGAAGGGCGCCAATTTCGCCAACCCCTCGACTCGCTGGCCGGATTTCAAGGACGGCGTGCCGGCGCGTCCGTCGGTCGTGGCGGTGACCAAGGATGACGGCGGCGAAATCGGCGCCTGA